aaaaatattatgtatctgatacataaatgtagatgtatcagaattattaaaacttgaaataacagatACTAAGACttaaagatgatgtatcagaaatagtaattctcaaaaaattgcatttgaaacagacattatgtatctgatacataaatgtagatgtatcagaatcattaaaacttgaaataacagaaattgagacttaaacataatgtatcagaaatagtaaatctcaaaaaattgcatttgaaaaagacattatgtatctgatacataaatgatatgtatcagcttCATTAAAATTTGAAACAACATAAAATGATCAGaatattatgtatctgatacataaatgtagatgtatcagaatcattaaatctccaaaaaattgcatttgaaaaaaatattatgtatctgatacataaatgatatgtatcagaatcattaaaaccttcacaaaattttcattctaaaacaaaaaacttaattgaattCATACCTTTGgaagattagggcgtgttgaaaccccttcaatcttgttgtctatttctttgggtgcatgtttaactgtagctttcgacttcaatttctcacgtagcttatttatcactgctggatcgttaaggatgtttggatctaacttcgtcgtaaccttcccaagacaAATCAGAACcaggagaaacaagaattccttgatttttattggactgtttgagaccattaacggattccatatgtatcattgaaggtatgaaaaacaaaaatagaaagatttacagaagaaagcaaatgatacaaatttagaagatttttcaaagattttcagaagaaatcaaaatatacaaattttaggagaaatcagattgaatgaggatgaagtgaaattccatataaggaaagattaaaatataccttagttggaaccttgaaattgattaacggttgaagaaaatcaaattaACTAGAGCATATTAGGGCAAGGATGAAGGAAGAGGCGGATGTATCAGTgaggtatagagagagaaaggaaaaagagggaatttggaaattttttggtgtagatgaaaataaaagtaaatatagtaggggaatatgtgtaaaagggtaatttaaCCTTAATTTTCAGCCTCAATTTTTGCCCCCAATAAGCCCTGACCCGGCCCAAATAACCCAACTAAATACCCCAATCCTTTCTCTATTTTCATTAAACCACAATTCAGAGCCAAAAATCGCCGCCTCCAATCCTTCGGCGAAAGACCAGCGACACCACTCTCTAGAGCCCCAATTTCTTGGTGAAAAGAGTTGTCGCCTTTAAATCatctaaaaaagaaaagaaggaacaTCTCCCTAGGGTCATGGATGAATTCCACTTTCAACAGCCTCCCAATGGTTCCAAAGAGCTCTGAAAAAGTGAGTTTTCGCTCTTTTTTTCATCATCTCCTCTCAAAATCACTCGGAAGATTTTCCCTCTTATTTTGGTTTTCATAATTTTAAACTCTTTAGCTTCATTGAGGATctaagttttagtttttaggCTACTCAGTTGAAcaagcttttcataggtaaagACTCGACGACAATTTACAAGTTCACTGTCCCGGATAAGGTCAGCAACCTCCAATTTCCTTATTTTCCATTCTTGGTCTATAAATGAATGTGTGGATACTTGAATGTTCATGCTGCTCaactatttttttgttttacacatacaaacttttcatttttatttgataaaaatCAGCATGTGAAATGGCTAATATGAACTGAAAACCCTAAAAAAAAATACTGATCAGTTTATTTATCAAATAGGTGATTAACATCGTTGCTCGTCTAGTTTTTGTGTTGAGAATCACTAGGATGTGTTTTACTTCATTCTTGTTTTTGAAATCTGCATGAGAGTTTTAAAATATACTTGAACACTTGAGAGGCAACCACTAATTCATAGAAGAATTTAAATTTGTCAGAATTTGTGACTGCGAGAACAATATTATTGCTCATCTAAAATTTGTTTCTAATGCTCTTTATGAACATCCTATTGACAATAATAGAGAGAGGGCTGAGAAATTAGGCACCTAAACCTTGGATTTCAAGATTCTCAATATAGCACATCCATGTCATTGAATACTTAAAGAAAGCaaagaagagttgcttgatgATGATGGAGATGTCACTGGAAAAGAACATAAACATATGGAGTGACAAAATACATTTACCACAATTAACTACATTTCGATTGTTTTGATAATTGAGTTCGAGTAAATGGTCATAAATTCAGTTTTAACTATATGCTTGTGATGGTCATAAAAGTGATCTTGTGTTTTTTCTAATAGGGGCAAGGTTCTAACATAATCTCAAAAGGCGTCGACAAAGGAGGAGCTTGAAGgcacttgatattctttttCATGTGTATGTATTAATGAAATTGAACAATGAAATATTGTGaagtatatattttattgatttcttaGTAATGAAAGTACTTATGATATTCGGTTTGAGAATTATTTTGGTGTTTCTTGAATTACAATGGATGATATTGATATATGAATAGGTAATTGATAGAATTATATGAGGATATTAATTTTAgaggaaaatatttaaaattggtTATTGTAGTTGAATAAAAAAGTTTTAGTGATGATGAAATTATGTCACTATAAAAGAAGTAATTTTTGTAGCGACCAACAAGCTGCCACCAAATCTCAAGATTTAGTAGCAATTGCAGTTGCTATTGCAAGAATTACACATTCGGGCAACAATAATCGCTACTACAGTCCTTTATTTAGTGGCGATGAAAGTTGCCACTGGTAGTATAATACTTTTTGTGGCACCTATAACTGCCGCTAAAGGCCTACTTCGGTGGCGACTTACCTAACATATACTTTGTAGAAGTTTTTTTGTGGCATACTTATTTACCTTTAGCAGCGACTTAAGTCATCACAAGAAACATTTAGTTATGAAGGTACTTGCCACAGTGTTAAGGCGGAGATAGTCTATTTCTTAGTTCAAGATCCCTCTTACTAACTGGAAAGTATTAGTAGATCTATTCTGGGACTTTCAAGGCTTCTATAGCGACTTCTATCGCCATAAAGGAACTGATTTCTTGTAGTACTTATAAAATGAGATTTACTCATTTGGTTTAgtacatcaccaaaaattcaattcTTTGTATACTGGAGGAGAGGTTTAAAGATAATTCTCTTGAAAATATCTTTGGGAATAGTATTTTAGGAATTGGGATGtgtgaagaaaaatattgtttATTGTATGGTGTAATAAtttctatatagtgaatatttttctAGGAGGCTCGTCGTTTTCCTCCAATTGGAGAGTTTTTCACGTTAAATCTTTGTGTTgttattctctttaaattttTCTGTTATTTTCTGCTTGAAGGCGGTCTGAAAGAGATGAAAATTAGTCAGTGCTTTTTATCaataagtggtatcagagtctTGGGAGTAGAataattcttttgaaattttagtatgctctgtggttgcaACTTTGTCTGATCTTCCACATCAAAAAAATTCTGAATTAGAATTATTGTTTTCAAGCAGAAATTTAGTCCTAGTGGAGTAGCAAGCGGAGTCTGATTCCGGTGGAGTTTTCTATTCTAGTAGAGTTACTTTGAAGTACTTGTATATTTGGTAATAGTGGAAATAAGTACAATTTAAAAAGGTTTTCGCTAAGGAAAGACTTGACATTTAAGTGTATCCGTTGTGATCCACATCTCTTTCCTGGAAAACTAATTTAGTGGGTACTTTTTCATTATCATTGTCCATTTATTAGTATTGTTAAGCATGTGGGGAGaagatttgagaattttggTTAGAGAATTAGTTTTTGAGTTTAGTGCGTGAGAAAATAAAGTCAAAGCTGTTGAAAAATTATCCGCAGGTGTTGTCAAAATCTGATATCCATTAGTTAAAAGATGAAGAAGCTTCGGCGATGGTTCTCAAACTATGGCGATTGTGATTTATGACATGTATGATTGCGGTGGGGATGTAGCTTTGGGATTTTGTAGTTTTCTGCTAACGCAAGGAGGGATCAAAAGAGGTGGTCAAATATTCAAAGTCTGGTCAAATGGTAAGAATAAAATTGAGGATTTGACTAGTGGAATTTTGAAATCTTTTTGAACTGAAAATTTTGATCAACAGCTAGTAGACTCGGACAAGGTAGGATTGTAAGAAGTTGTTCGGCAAAGGCACCGACAGTACGCTGGGATAGGTATCCTTATGACATAATCTCCAAGATTGTCATAATAAAGGATGGAATAATTCTAACGTGTCCACAATTTGCACATGGGCATTGATTGATTGGTGATGCCAAGGTGTATGGTGGAAAGAATGTCGATGACTAATGAACtctaaagaaatcaacaagagaGTTGCACCACAAGTTATTGGCAAGTTTTTTGACATGAACCAAaattgaaattcttgaaattgggaagtgatttcaagtgaaaattcttgaattaatttttttaatctgaGTGGATGTACTCTTTATGGTGGGGCTATGATAATTCTTGAATTTAGAAATATGATTTTCAGTAGCAGATGATGTGAAAGTTGCAGTTGCACATGATTGGCCGAGTTTAAAGTTAGGTGGAGAACTAATTCTATTATGTGTAGCTGAACAACTTTAAATCCAACAGACTACATCTTTTTCTCTTCAAAAGGTGGAGATTTGTTGATGTCAgttttgaaaagaagaaaaagaaaaaaaagttaaagcAAAAATTGTCCCAcatctaagaaaagaagaatggccaatTGTTTTTGTACTTATAAAATgagattttctcattttgtttagtacatcaccaaaaattcaattttttgtaTACTAGAGAAGAGGTTTAGAAGTAATTCTCTTGAAGATCTCTTTGAAAGTAGTATTTTTGGAATAGGGGTGTGTGAGAAAAAATATTGTGTACTGTATGatacaataatttttatatagtgaatatttttctGGGAGGCCCGTGATTTTCCTCCAATTGAGAAGTTTTCCACGTTAAATTTTTGtgttattattctttttaaatttctctGTTATTTTTTGTTTAAAGGTGGTTCAGAAGAGACGGAAATTAGTCGATGCTTTTTTCCAACAGTTGGTATCCTTGCTTTTATCCTTGATTTGGTCGGAGCACCCTCTCTTTGAGCTTCCTCTATCTGAACATCGACCTCTAGTTTGtatctttatttttgtatttgatttgatataaatacCCTCTGTCCGGACTCATATTTTTCGTGATCTTTCTGTTTGGGCTTTTTCTATCTGAACATCAGCCTCTAATTTGTATCCTTGATTTGATCTGAACACCTTCTGTTCGAACTCTTTTTTCCCGTGATTCCTCTGTTTGGGCTTCATCTATCTGAACCTCGACCTCTAGTTGGTATCCTTACTTTTGTCCTTGATTTGGTCTGAACATCCTTTATTCggactctttttttcttaattccTCTGTTTGGGCTTCCTCTGTCTGAACCTCAGCCTTTAGTTGGTATCTTAAACAGGGGTGATTTTTTTTCTCCTCAAAGTCACCACAATCTAGCAGTCAGCGTCGCAACTAACTTCAGCCTACCAACACATATACGTTTGACACTTAGTTTAATTTCGTATCAAACTCAATATAAACAAATGACACGCAGTGTTACAGGCAATGGCCAacctttttattattatctctcactCAGATATACAAAAAGGAACTCATGAATTTGGAAGGCCTACAAAACTCTTGCTACCTGCCTTAACCAAATTTTgcctacatatatataatttgccAGGGCAGTTACAAGCAACTACAAGGGGAGGGACGTGCATGGCATGTGCCAGCTTTTACATGGGGATCATGGGGAAATCATGGTCTACATACAGGCCCTAACATTTTGCCCATGTCTGCAAAGCCTTCAGAGAATCGGGCATAACTATCGCATGTGCCTCGCGCGTGACTCCTCTGCATGTGTCGCGCGCATGCCTCGCTCACGTGCCTTGCGCATGCCTTAGCCTGATCCTCGCCTCAGAGCTTTGCGCCAATGCCATGCCAACACCATGCCAACGTTTTCCCATGTCCATCTGCCTTGGTCTAGTAAACGCCTTGCCATATCCATCTACCTTGGCCTCGCCAACACCTTGCCATGTCTATCTGCCTTGGCTTTGCCAATGCCATGCCAACTCTTGCCACGTCCATCCGCCTTGGGCCCAGCCAACCCATGTCAATCTCCATGTCTGCCGGTGCCCACCTGGTGCCATGCGCCTATCACGCGCATGTCCGCCTTGTGCCATGTGTCTATCCGCCCAGTGTCGTGCGCCTGTCGCATGCATGCCTATCTGGTGCCATGCACCTATTGCGCGCATGCCCGCCTGGTGCCATGCGCCTGTCGCGCCACTGACATTCGTCAAGCTGCTTTGCCAATACCCAAGCACTTTGACTTAGCTGCACACCATGCCATCGGCATTCAACTCCGCACATTGCTTGCCATAGCCGCATAGGCCCGTGTCAAGGGGCAATATACAAGCCTTTGACACTTTCCTGGCCCGCATGTGTCTAAGTCCGAACTTGGGAGTCTAACAGTATCCTTGCTTTTGTCCTTGGTCCGAACTTTTTTTCCATGATCCCGCTGTTTGGACTTTCTCTATCTATACCTCGGGATTTGGTCTGAATATCCATGGTCCGGACTCTTTTTTTTGTGATCCCTCTATTTTGGAGGTTTCTATTTGAATCTCGGCCTCTAGATCCCTCTATTTGTGCTTCCTCCATTTAAAGCTCGGCCGCCTCTAATTAATATCCTTGTTTTTGCCCTTGATTTGGTCTGAACACCCTGTGtctttaatttttcatacaCGATCGGTCTCATCTTCATCTCTAAGAGATACTTTGTCTTTGAACAGAGGCCAAGAGGCCAAGGTTCAGATAAGAGGAATATTCTAAAAACACGCATCCACGACTCTCACTTTCAAACTTGTCTAGTATTCTTTCGTCAATGACCAGAGCACTCATAAACTTGTCATATGTTGAGGAATTTCGAATACACAAAGTTTGGAATATGACTCTTGCTGTACAATCCTAAGTTAAATTCTTGTTTTCGATGCAAAGAGTACTTTTGAGTAATAGGAAATCATAAGGTCTTAAATATTTTCCCTGTTCTTTTCTGTTTGGCAATTTCAAATTGTCTTGATTCATCACATGCTAAGCAATAAAAGTATCTAGAGTTTCTGTTGGAGTCCAAATTATGTATCAATAACACGACATCCTTTATATTTTAGACTTTTAGTATCAAAAACTTATTGTAGCTagtcaataatttttttcttattaaaacTTCAAATCGAACATTCTCAAAACTTTCCATTGACATGACATGTCATTTTTATCATTCACAAAAAAACTATAACGACGAAATATTAAATGATCCTTAATAAATTACAAGAAGATTAACCGTTACATAACAAACCTTGGTACATAAATATTATCTAGGAAAAAAGAAGTAAACATTTAAGATAAGGCATGGCAATTTAGTTCAAGCTGTTTGACGTTGATTACGAGTCTTCTCCTTCTCTTTGACTTCACTTCCTTGTTTAGCATCATACTCTATATttattatcaataaaattaatcaGAAAAATTATAGTGTTTAaaacatataatatttaataaagtAAAATTAATACCAGGGGCTTTGCAATGTTTAATgttttcttcatcctcttcatTTCCACCATAGATGCCTCCAAAACCTTCATCATCTGATCTTGTTGCATATGCATCTCCATAGCTGCTCGACATCGTCTCCCTTCAATCCAATtataaatacacacatattattattattattaagttTTATGTATAGATAGTACTAGAATTTTAAGTCGAGACGATGAGTAAGCGGTGGGAGAATACTACATCTCAGCTGCTCCTGCCTCTATTTGAGACAAATTTTATAGTGATAGAACATAAGTTACAATTAGAAATAAAATAGTAAGAAAGCAAATTATTGGTACAAATCTGTTTATCCCTTGAATCCTTATCTTCGTGAAGTATTTGATTgccaaaaaaaatttatatcaaTCTCAAGAGTTTGTAGAATATTCAAAATGTCTTTTTAAGGCCTTTATATAGGGATGAAAAGAGATTTAagattaagagcccgtttggataagCCCTTTTTAAGGTATTGTGGTtatgtcaaaaataaaaaatcagcattcctaacttttttttttaagggcttaaagtcattttttttatcataaaaattatttgtatatcccttatattttaactaaattcccaaactaccttttttattcttttaactttaaaattcacattatttttctcatttttttgagataagcacttttatccaaacactcaactgcttatttataaaaataactttcaatactttaaagttctaaaaaacctacatacataaaaattatttttttaagccaatccaaatgaGCTATCTTAACTGAAATTAAACTCATCCCATAATTTTTTGATATCTACAAAGGCAAAGTTAGAATTTCAATTTGattgattttgaattttaagtGATAATAACAAAGTTGTGTAAATTCAATGAAACTTACGAGGGTTTGTCTTGTTTAGGTTTCTTAGTTTGATCCATGTTGTTGTCCGGTTGTCCAGCTGAGGTTACGACTTGTCGGAATCTGATGTCAGTTACACCTGAATTTCGAGCAATATGGTATGGCAGTGGATTTGACAAAACAGAGGGTGGTAGTTGTGTTCTGTTTGCTAATCTTATTGCGTTGATCATTCTTAAAACTTTGGAATTGGATTTTCTatgtaataataaataaaaaggaaacGAAAGTAGAAAGAGATGATTGAGGGCTCTGGTTCAAACCTATTCTTGTCTTTTCAGGACAAGTGTAGCGCCTTTAAAGTCGCCACACAAGTTTATTTCTTCTCCTCCATGACACGTTTAAGCTTTAAATTCTTCGCCAAAATCATTTTTagcgaaaataaatatataaattaataaaaattttattgatattaattAATTGTTATTGATGTTAATATTGCTatagatttttgaaatatttacgAAGAGtactaattaaaattaaaaatatgtatttaataATGATTtagctattattattaattaattatcgataaagatatttttaatgCAGTGATATACACcttcttgttttttttggtcatttcaGATAATGACACATACTCAAATTATATTCTATTATATTATGCAACAGTACAAGAGTCTACGATCTTCATCGACAGCTGTGCTTAGtgaaattaaaattgaattagagGATAATTTTGTCTattaactttatttaaaaaaagctttcaaaaaattatatatttagaaattaagtaaaaaaatattataaattacattaattaataatttaaatctttttaaaaaaattatataaaaatttaattgactCTAAATATTAATTGTGCTATATTACGTAACGATATCGAGACTCGTGAAGATATGACTTTCTGTTTTTTGACACATTGAACACCAActcaactaaaaagaaaaaaaaggatacTCACTCGTCGGTAAGGGAAAATTGAGACGATGAGGATAAAGACATTcccattaatttatatattttacaaattgcatttaaaatattatattataataattaacaacttataataatgaaaaagacattcccattaatttatatattttacaaattacatttaaaatattatattataataattaacaacttataataatgaaaagaaattacaaaaatcatggccaaagaaaaaaaattattgattctAGAAATTCTATATGCATCACATAATATGTTATAAAGGAGTAACATATACTAGActcaaaaattacattataaattataataatgaataacttaaattaatttaaaattttaaaagattaCAGTCAAAGCAAATATTTGATCAACATATATTGAGATGAGTTTCATATCTTTGAGTATCTCAGTACTTATTTcttaaatatctttaaaattcCTTCAAACGTATTTTTTGCAATTCGAATATTGAATCAATATTTAATTGAGTGAAGTGTCAaaagtatatttaaaatatttttttgtgtgtgttttatACCTAAATTATTACTCTATGCattagtttgaaaaacacaCTCACTTTTTATTACACTATCTTGATTGTGTGAGTACTTCTCTCTCTTTGTTTAGGAAAATATGTCACGTACACTCTATatgtacaaaatattttatcttgacaaaaaataaataaattattaatattaattaaatttaaagattaaagtatcactatataaaaaaataatttttttaaaaaaagaaatatttttcttaccccaCTCCATTATCTCCTCCCACgtaacccccacccccacccgaatttcttttacaatttttttaaaaaagaatctTACTTCATCCTCCCCAAAACACCTccttgttgacacccaattttagCTGAGTTGGTAAAattaaatagttcaaaagtgtatttttataattttaaattaattttatcgaTAATTATTCTTAAATGAGAATTTTAccagtttattttttaaaattttttagttatagctattttttATCATAGTTCATTGATTTGCACTTTTACATGtcatttgttatatttgttcatattcattttagtatttttagcaCAATTTAGAAATACATTAAAATacagataaatattaaatttttttccaCAATTATACctaccccactaatcacacaaattttTCACACAATTATACctaccccactaatcacacaaCTTTTTTACACAATTTTACCTACCCCACTAATCACATACAATTTTCTACACCTATATAACTATTTTCAAActttctctctctcctctcttattcttcTTAAAAAAAACACATCTACCAACAACTAAACAAAAGTCTAACACTTATACACTACAATTTTCTACACCtatataatcattttcaaactctctctctctctctcctatcttattcttcctaaaaaaccACACTCATCAATAACTACAACaattccaacacatatatactacaattttctacacctatataactattttcaaactctttctctCTCATCTCTAAAAAAAAGactcataatatttatttttcttctctaCTCTCTCCCTCACCCTCACTATAAATAACATCAATTTTAACTCTTCTTCATTACTTTTTATCCCTCTCCTTCACATTTCTCCATTAAAACCAACCAATAaccaccaaaattctttttttttctagccAAAAACACTTCATTTTTTGTGAGGTTTGAGCTTTCACTCCCAAATCTAACTAGACATAAATGTTGTTTCACTTTGTTTTATGATTTTGTTGTTCTTGATGctatgttttattattattatttattcattattaacacGTTTACTAAGTGTCTTTATAGGTGTTGGAGCACAAACCGACTGATATACAATCCATGTATATCTGATATACAAGAAAACTGGTAGTTGTATATGTTGATATACGATGTATATACAGCTGTGATATATAACAGAATTGGGCCAAAAGCTCAAAGCGCAGGTGGCCCAGcaacttagtccaggcgtacagaaatTAAGTGTGggcaatatttttatgtgttatttattgtttatttaaattgattcaagttgtaataatttatttatttatgttatttatgcttacttagatattaattttaatttattttaacttaattagatccccctaaagataaaccaattcatgttaatttactctttaaatgattttctatctttacttagtcatttgataaactttttactttttttatacacatgtatattattttcaaatgtttaagtttgatcatttttctaaaaaaaataattttaaagtcttagtgttcttttaaattaatattttcaaaagttagtcaaataattttttaaatcgtcggataatcgtgcgttagcggccactttgaatgtttaacaccttctcaaagtagaaataagaacctcgtacctttttctctgaatttttaagacttaaatctgttagggtcttttaaattaagttttcttaat
The sequence above is a segment of the Solanum dulcamara chromosome 11, daSolDulc1.2, whole genome shotgun sequence genome. Coding sequences within it:
- the LOC129873641 gene encoding uncharacterized protein LOC129873641; amino-acid sequence: MINAIRLANRTQLPPSVLSNPLPYHIARNSGVTDIRFRQVVTSAGQPDNNMDQTKKPKQDKPSETMSSSYGDAYATRSDDEGFGGIYGGNEEDEENIKHCKAPEYDAKQGSEVKEKEKTRNQRQTA